gatggggagggggtggcctCGGCACAGCCCGGAGCCAAGTGGGGTCCCGGCGAAGCGCGGACAGCGCAGGTCCAGGCCGGGGGTCGCGGGGTGGCTCAGCGCCCGCCAGGCCGCCCCGGAGACCCGCCGACCCACAAGCCCGGGGTGGTCCCCTGCCCGCCGCGGGGACCCGCCACCCCCAGACCCGGGGTCACTGCAAGCTGACCCCGGGGACCCGCCGGCCCCCCAGGACCTCGGTCACTGCCCGCCCGGCCGAGACCCGCCGACCCCTGGGCCGGGGGTCATCCTTCGCCCGCCCCGGGCACACGCCGAATCCCCGGGCCCGGGGCTGTCCCGCCTGGCCCGCCGCGCGCACTCACCCTGCTCCCCTGAGGAACCTGACATCTTAGAAATCCCAAAACAGCAGCCGCGGCACCAGCTTCCCAGAATCTGATGCAACCACCGCCCCGGAAGTCCCGCCCCGCGCCCGGCCCGACTTCCGGGGCCCGCCCGGTCGCCAGGCAACCACCTCGGACTGTAGACGCCGCCGCCTCGAGGAATGCTGGGAGTTGTAGTCGTCGCTGCCCCGCGCGCGGCCTCCTGGAGCGTCCCTGGGGCACCCATTCCGGGTCCTGACCTGAGACGCCGGAGCAGCGCGGGCGCGGGCCTCGGTGCGGgcgtgggtgtgggtgtgtggggggatgTTGCACTTCTGCCTCGCTAGACAGGCATTAAGAACACCGctcatggggcgcctgcgtggctcagcgggttaaagcctctgccttccgctcgggtcatgatctcagggtcctgggatcgagccccgcaccggtctctctgctccgcggggagcctgcttccctctctctgcctgccgttctgcctCCTttcgatctctctgtcaaatacataaaatctttacaaaaaaagcaaacacGGCCCATGCATGCCTGCTTAAGTTAGCATTGCACCAAGGGGCATGGGGAGAgcagcccccctccccggccccgccccaGCCCGACCTTCCGACGGGGCCGCTGCCAGACTCCTGCCAGAGACAGGAATGGGCTGGCCTGGAGAAGGCCCAGTTGGGAGTACGCTTAGAGGACGGGACCGGGGATGCCTGGAGTGCACTCCAGGGAGCGTGCGTCCCAGCAGAAAGCAAGCCCCTGAGAGCTTCACGTGGGTGCAGGCCACGCTGGAGCAGGCCTGGTGTCATGGAGCCCAAGGGGAGCCAGGGCTGGACCTTTTAGAGGCATCTTGTAAGCAGAGTCAAGAGGGGTTCGGACAGGATGGCGTGGGGCTGGATTTGTGCTTTAGAATGATCCCAGTGCCGGCTGTCGGCAGAATGGACTGAGGAGACCCAGAGGAAAGCAGGATCTAAGACTTTCAATCTAGAGGAGAAAAAATGGCCCCCTTAGTGGGGCGAGCCCAGAGTCCGGGGAGCGCCCCAGGAAGCATCAAGACCAGGGATGTGGCAGGGGCACAGGGGACAAGAGAGTGGGTGGTGACCCACCTCGGAGATGGCTGAGCGGGCGTGGCACCGACTTCCACAGGGTGTGGAGGAGGCTGGGAGCGGGAAGGAAAGACAGACACATCTGAGCGTGACCCCAGGGACCGGTAACGttcggggtgaggggcagggtggaGCTCACATTCTGAGGCCATGGGAGGACGGCACAGTCACTTCCGGACACAGACACCCTGGGGGATACCACGCACGCGGAGAGGCTCCTCCGTGCAGAGCCCTCCCTCTAGCAAATGACAGCCGTGTGATccgctgggcaggaagccccCGCCAAGGGCATCACAGCCGGGTTGTGTGTTGTGTGCCCACCAGAAAGGAAGCAAGtgtgatttaaaatataaatcttacTAGGTAAAGGTTAATTTTTAACTTCAGGAGTCTGgcagtggctcagttggaaagCACCTGGCTCTGCGCTGgacagggagtctgcctgggattgcATCGCCTCCCCccggccctccccctgctcacacacaagCGCTCGCCAAGCTAAATAaaagtaccttaaaaaaaaaaattggggactGGGGAGGAAGACACACCTtaagacccttaatctcaggaaacaaactgagggctgctggagaggaggtggggagggatggcGTGGCTGGGGAccgacactggggagggtgtgtgctaaggtgagtgctgtgaagtgtgtgagcctgacgattcacagacctacacccctgaagcaaataatacaatatatgttaataaactttaaaaaattaaatttattaaaacttattaaacttggggcgcctgggtggctcagtgggttaggccgctgccttcagctcaggtcatgatctcagggtcccgggatcgagcccccgcatcgggctctctgctcagcagggagcctgcttcctcctctctctctgcctgcgcctctctgcctgcttgtgatctctctcaaataaataaataaaatcttaaaaaaaaacttattaaacttattaaaaacaaaaaaagattgaaagaaaaaatactaaacgcaaaaaaatttattaaacttattaaaacttattaaattttgggcgcttgggtggcgcagtgggctaaagcctctgccttcggctcaggtcatgatctcagggtcctgggatcgagcccccgcatcaggctctctgctcagcagggagcctgcttcctcctctctctctgcctgcttctctgcctacttatgatctctctctgtcaaataaacaaaaataaaaatttaaaaaaaaaaagttaatcccattaaaaaaaaacttattaaacttattaaaaacaaaaaataagattgaaagaaaaaacactataaatacacaaaacaatttattaaacttattaaaacttattatacttattaaaaactaaaaaaataagattgaaagaaaaaatactataaacacacaatatctaatttttaaatttaatgctaTAAACATTACCACTACTTCTGGTGTATACACCATAAGATCGAATCATGATTTTTAtaactgaatttaactatatacacttaaaaataaaacaacaactaGGTAGAGGGTGCCTGCCACTGAGTTGCTTATACTGAAGAACCTCAGTCACACTCACACCCCCTTCTAGGTCACAGGGATGTCCCAGATCTGAGACCCAAGAGCTGATCAGGGCAGAAAACTCTAGCCCCCGTGCCTGGGGAAAGGGCTGCCGAGGGAGGGGCCGTCCGCGGCTCCCCGGCCACCCAGCTCAGGACCCGTGGAGACCACCAGACCCTGCCCAAACGCAGCACCTCAGCCACAGGCGGTGCCACAGCTAGTCCTGCCGGGCAGGAAGCAGTTTTGCTGGGACCTAGACCCGACCTCCCCATCGCAAACAATCTGCGAATCTATTAGGAAGTGCGGACCATTCTGTCCCGAACTCAAGAAGGTTCCGTACAATACAAACTAGGAACGGAGGTCAGATCACACCCATTCAGGACGCCGGTACAGGCATAGCCCGATCCCCAAGTTTATTCAGAGGTCTCCGCACGCCTGCCCAAGAGTCCTTCGTCGAGTAACCAGTTTATGATATTTTCCAGAGGCATCCGCAGCTGCATCTTATGGAGGGCCGCGAGCAGCCCGAACACGGAGGCGCCGCTCCCCGTGCGGGTCCTCCACACGCGCAGCATCTGGTGGTGCTGTTCCATCACGTCGCCGGGGTACTGGCTCTCACAGTTGTCGATGTCACTGTCCCCGAGTCCGAGGAACCTCATGAATGGTTTCCAGTCTCTATCAGAGATGCTGCTTTCAAACTTATAATAGATCTGGGCTGAAAAAAGTGAAAACGAAGGGGAGAACTGTGGACACGGCCGGTGGGGGGCCACGTGGCACCTGCTGGGGCCTGCTCACCGAGGACTCTAACAAGGATTCCCTCTCCCGCTCACTTCTCCTGAAAAAGCACGAACGCTTCCTCCCATCGAAACGGTATTCAAGGTCCATGAAGCCCACACAACCCTCGTGTGACAAACACTGTTCCCCTCATGTCCCTCTGGAGAGGGAACACGTGCATCTCAGGTGGTCAGACGGTCCCCACGGCGTCACGCAGGCAGGCGGCCCGCTCTGGGAAACAAGGACGCCAGGCCTTGACATTCAGGCCAGATGAGAGGGAGACTTCCCAGTCCCCAGAACAGAGGGGTTCAGATACGTACCTTCGCGGGACGGGTCCCTCACAAAATACTTAGCTTCGTATTcctacagagagaagaaagaagttgttccaggaaaaggaggaaggcGCGAGGGACTGAAGCAGAAGCGCAGTCAGGACTGCGGGAGCAGTGGGTGCAGACAGGGGAGCCTCGGGGGACACGAGAAGGCATTTGGGGAAACCCCATGGGGGCCCGAGCTCACAGCCCTGGCGTGTGCTCCAGGTCTAGCCCCCCCAGGTCACGCCCACCCCCCAGAGGCGGCCCCGTGGACCCGGCTCCAGTGGGCGGGCAGGTACCGCTGAACTGTATCACTTCGGGGTGACCTGCTCTGCTCCAGGGAGTACGAGCGGACAGCACAGCACGCCTGTCCCCAGGAAGGCTCCGTGAAGGGCCGGGGGGACTGCAAGGACGAGCCAGCGGAGGACCACGCCAGCGCAGAGTGCCTGTGAGCGGCGGCCCCACCGCCCGTGGTTCCCGCACAGTTAGACCCCGTCCTTGTCAGGCCGCCCGCTGCAGGCCCGAGGGTCGCACCTTCAGACCCCGGCTCTGCCTCCCCCACGGCTGGACCTGCACGAACTCTCCGCTCCGGGCAGGGGCTGCTCGGCCAGAAGATGGGTGAGAATGCAGGTGCTCtcgaggcagggctgggaggggccccTGGGGCTCCCGCCAAGACGGGCATGGGTCCCGACTTCCACCCTGACTCGCCTCAGAGCCAGCTGAGAACCTGAAGAGTCAGGGGCTCCCTCCCTGCAGTGATGTCTGTGGGCACTCGGCCCAGGAACCCAGTCTCTGCGCTGGAGTTCCCAACCTCCCCGCCCACGCCAGGGGACCCCACGGGCCACGGCCTGCGGAACACGAGCCTGCGATCTCCTCCCTGGAACCCTGTCCCTCTACTCCCCACCTATGCCCTGACCTCAGGATTCAGACATCGGGCCTGGCCAGTCTGCAGACCCGAGCTCTGTCCCTTGATGCACGCGCTGTCCCCTCTTCCCGAAGAGCCTGACCCCCCAGCACCGCAGAGCGGGTGTTGGCTCCTCCAGTCAAACCCTCCGCAGGGGTCACAAGGGGGACAGACTCCCGCAGCCCCGCTACGGAGCATGGGGGCTACTGCTCTTCCCCGGCGAGCCCGGCCTACACCGTGCAGGGGTGCTGTGTCTGCTCGCCCCTCCCTCTGAAGTCCCTGCTACGCAGAGGCTGGGCCTGGTGCACAGGAGTGCCAGCCAAGGGGCGCTGGGCCGACCTGAGACCCACACGCGCTGTGGAGGCAATGGCGTCCACACCAGCCGGCCGGGCCTCCTCGGTCCCACTGCGTCCCAGCCACGGGACCCGGACAAAGACGCTCTGGGAGCCCCCGTGCCCACCTCAGTGTCACATCCCCTCCAGGAAGCAGGTGCAGGTGGGCTCCTAGGCACTGAACTGTACCCCCAGACATGGATGTCCAAACCCCTAACCAGGACTGTAGCTGGGAATAGGGTCGTGGTGGACGACAGAGGCACAAGGGCATAAGGGTCAGCCTCACTGCAGCCTGACCGGCGTCCTCAGGGAAAAGGGAAATCTGGACATGGACTCACACACAGGAAGACACCCACGAGGATGGACCCAGATCTTGGGGTGACTCTCCCACAAGCCACCGAGCCCGGCAGTCGGCCACATGCCAGCTGCCACCTGCGGAGAAGCCCGGCCCAGTCTCTCACAGCCTGGGCAGCAGCACCCGAGTCCCCACGTCATTCCTGGACTTCCACCCCAGGACGGGGACACAACACACACCCCTGGGGCCACGGAAGCTGCCCTAGGAAAATCCCACAGGCACCGAGCAGCACGCACGTTGGCACTGAACGCGAAGCCCGCGCACGGGAGGAGCTCAGGACGCACAGGCCGCCCCGCGGTCCCTCCCGGACGGTTCCGTACCTGCTCCAGGTTCCTGAGGGTGGGGAGCCCAGGGGCCATCGGGTCCACACTCTGGAGCGCCTGCTGTGGTATCACAGGGCTCCCCCCAACTGCCCCCTGCAACGGTTCGGTGGCCTCCGCCGGCTCCTCGGAGGGTGCTGGGTGGGGCGCGGCCGTGGGCGGCGAGGCTgagccctccctctccagcctggcTCCCGACGAGGACGCTTCCACGTCAGCGGCTGGCTGCTCGTTCTCAGAATTCAAGGGCACCAAAGAGTCACTGTGCCAAGGGCGAGTCTGTGGTCAAGGACAAGGTCGGACAAAGTCGCGTTATTTGGCCCCAGAGCCTGCCCACATAGGCACTTCCCAAGCCCCGACACGGCGGGAAATTCCTGCGGCCCGTGGGGCCGGCAGCAAACAGGCAATTTTAGAGAACAGCTCACCCGAACCTGATCGGTCTGAAAGGGGCCCCAAAGACAGAGGCATATCTGGTCTTACCGCCTCCTCACAGGGGCGCTCTGCGGCGACCCTGCCCGGGCGAGGCTGGGTGCGCTGTCTTCCCAACAGCCTCGCTCACCTCTGTCTCCGGCTCACACTCCGGTAATTCTTGCCGGCTCTGGGCCTGTTCCCTGAGGACCCTGCTCAGTGACCTGTACCACTTGCTGGCCGCTCAGGTGACAGGTAGCACTTAAGAGCAACAACGTATCCTTTCCACTGAAGTAGACCCCGCGCCCAGCACGCACCTCagcgtggggcctgaactcacgaccTGAGTGCGAGAGTCGTACGCtgagctgagccacgcaggcgccccgcAATAAAGCATCTTTCGAGGAGGGTGTGCACACTGGGTTTGGGGATGGAATGCTCCCGCACACTCAGAGGCTCCACCGTGGTGCGAGCACAACTCTGGAACCCTCCAGGGAACCGGACAAGTCATCCATCTGGCCCTCTGTGCTCCCCGGCAGGGGTCTAGGACCACCCCGTGGCACCCCCGCGCTCTGCCCGTGGGTCTGCACCCTGAGCTCTACGCCTGCAAGCAGGACCCGACTACAGGAGGTCTCGCTGGACTGACGGGAGCCCTGCCGTAAGGACTGACCGACCGCCGTGGGGAGTGACCTCCAGGAGGCCGACTCGGGGACGCATGGACGCGGGAAGAGAAGCAGACGCGCTGAGACATCAGTCCCACAACAACCTGGGTTCCCAGCCTGTCTGAAGAGGCGGGGGGATGCTCACCGGAGCCCTGAAAGAGCCCCGCCCCCGAGTCCGGCCCACAGATTGGAGGCAACAGGCTCTATTGCTTTGTGCTCCCCAGTGGCGCTGACCCGTTCCAGGAGCCCCCGCATGCTCACGCACAGCCCTCTGCCCCGCTGTCCCTCATTTCCACTCTGGCCTAGACCGGCAGAACGGAAGTCTCCGACTAGCATGTTCTGGGGATCCACCAAGGTAGAAGCACACGCGGCTGGAAAGCAGGGGCTCCCGTGTGCCCActgactgcccccaccccctgggaTGTGTTATGGGACTTTGCTGCCACCAAGGCCTGGTGCCACCGTCAGGGAATCCGAAGGGCTATACTTACAGTGCTGCCTGGCCCGTCTGCCGTTCCTGAGGaccaagaagaggagaaagaatcaGAACCGCTACCAACAGGGACAACGGCTTCTGCCACGGACGATACTGCTCGGAGTTTATGACATAGCGTCCTTACCTCTGCAGATGCTGGTGAAACGCCACCGAGGCCACAAACCTGCGAGGGGGAACAGGACGTGCGCACAGAGGGTGAGAACAGGGCGGATCACAGGGGGGCACAGGGGGGCACAGGGGGGAGCTCAGGAGGTGGGCACAGGAGGCGAGTGTCCCCGGTGCACGGCCCGCACCCGGCTGCCCTGCCTCCGTCCAGGAGCCCCCAGGCTGACGTCACACCCGCCCCTCCCTGCGCCGGGTCCCACAGCGCCCGGACACGGCGTCTCCAGCCAGCTGAGCGGAGACTCGCGTCTCAAGCGCTGTGTGCCGGGAGCGGGCGGCAGAGCTCTGAGCTCAGACCTGAGAATGCGAAAATGAAGCGGCAGAAGCCCCATCGGGGACGCCCAACCGCAGGTCCCTTCGGAGCCCCCGGTGCACCCGCCGCTCTGCCTTCTCCAGGTCTGGCCTGACGCTGACTCACCTTTCCTTTTACAGAAGTAATAGAAGACGCCAAAGAAGACaccgatgatgatgatgatgaaggaaAAGATCCCGAAAACGACAGCGACTATTTTGGACCAATGGGCGGACACATCCTTGGGTGTTATTTTTCCTGGAACAGGGCGGGTGGAGCAGGGTCAGGCACGTGCTCCTCACTCACCAGACGAGCTACAGGAAGTCCCCGCTCCGGGAGGAACGGAGGCCCTGTGGTCCTTCAGGGCCCCAAGCCCTGTCTCCCGCTGACCATGATCCTGAATGTGACGTCCctccagggaggcaggagaggatcATGCTTCCTGTGTCACAGACGAGGACCCGGGGCTCACAGGACGTGGGAGCCTGCGCAGGCGGCTGGAGGCAGCAGGAGCTCTGCATGGCCAGATGAGTGGCGAGAGGTCCTGGTTTCCCAGGACtgggctctgcctctgcctctgcacctGCACCTGCACCAGCTTGAGGCACAGGATGGTCAGTCCTGACAGCAGCAAGGCCCACCCATGGTGGCCCGAGGGGCAGGGCAGGTCCACCCTGGGGGAAGAGCTGGCagaaccactcaggtgtcctggTCTCTCGCTGGTGACACCACAGCACCAAAAGGACACAAGGACACATGGAcacatgggggcagggcaggcgTGTTAGAGCCTGGATGGTCGGCCACCTGATGCATCGGCATCGGCagccagggctgcgagggaggcGATGGGGCAAGTCTTTCACGTGATGCCACCATTTGAGCCAAAGATTTTCTTTATGCCCTGCTTAGGCTGTTCCTAAGTTGCTCTTGTATCTTTGGTGTTAAAAGATGCTTTAAAAGTGCAAGCTCCACAAGTCAGAACATTCTGTGGGATCCACAAGCTGATGCTGCCACGTAAACGGACACCCCGGACACCCCAACGTCCCAGGGCAGCCGGACGACCCAGAGGAAGAGTGAGGGGATCCTGTGCCTCTGACGTAAGGGCCCGCTGGGAAGGTGGCCGTGGCCCAAGACGGGACAGGGATGCTCACTGTCCAGCCAAGGGACACTGGCAGCAGCTGGAAGGGACGGTCTTTGCAAAACACAACCCTGCATCATGCGGATGTGCAGGTGGGAAAACACTCTGAACCCTGAGCTCCTACCCCACACCCGGCCGGGTTCACCGCAGCCCAACGTCTGCATAGTGGAGCCACACAGAGTCCTTCAAGCGACCCGAGATTTCTCCCGCACACGCCCGTGCCCCAACCACACAGGACACGGTGATAACGGGACGCCATGAAAGTGGAGGTCCCGCCACCAAGACACCCTCGAGCGTCGGATGAGAAGGCACCTGCCCACAACCCAGCGTTCAAGGGCGAGGGCCCACGTGCGCACGGACTGTTTCAGCGAGTGCGGTCCCGAACCGCCAGCATGTGTGCTGGTCCTCACCACCTCCTCAGCACCTCGGTCTCTCCACTGTACACTACGGTAACAGCACAGCAAATGGGTACGTGTGACCCACGACCCAGGAAACGACCACCCGTCCGGGTCTTTGTGGAGGCTGCATTCTCCAGGAGGCCCTTCGTAGTTAAGCTTTTGTGGGGAATCAAGGGTTCTCAGTGGATTTTCCACTATGTGGGGAATCGGTGCTCCCGACCCCACGTTGTTCAGGGGTCCGCTCTAACCATCAAAACCAAGGAGGGgcgtctcggtggctcagtgggttaaagcctctccctttggctcaggtcatgatcccagggtcctgggatcgagccccatgttgggctctgtgctcagtggggagcctgcttccccccctctctctgcctgcctctctgcctacttgtgatctctgtcaaataaataaaatcttttaaaaaaaagctataaagctgtaatacataaacaaacaaacaaaaaacacaaccaaGAAGGAACCTGCCTACAACTCAACTTCAAAGCAGCACGCGTCTCACTCAGACACTGAGCACAAGAGGCCCAAAGGCTTGGGTCCTCAGCTCGCCTCCCGGCTTCTGCACACCTCAAAGCCTTGGGGCCCAGCTGAGCGCCCCTGAAGGCAGGGACCTGGTCTGGTTCGGAGTCCCACAAAGGCAGTCAGAAGAGGTATTAACTGAGCGGGAGCAAACCCCAGGGCTCACGGAAGCCgaccactccccgccccttctgCTGTGCGGGGCGCCGGCTGGGAGCTTCCCCGGCCACACGCCGGGTGCGGGAGCCAAGCAATCTGCTTACTCAAGACCCAGGGCTGTGCACCGTGTCCCTTGGGCCAAATCCAAGCCACTGCCCATTCCTGCACGTTTTCATGGCACccaggcctgcaaagcctaaacgtcctacttttttttttttttttaaagattttatttatttatttgacagagagagatcacagtagacagagaggcaggcagagagagagagagagggaagcaggctccctgctgagcagggagcccgatgcgggactcgatcccaggaccctgatatcacgacctgagccgaaggcagcggcttaacccactgagccacccaggtgcccctaaacgtCCTACTTTTATGGGGAGCGTCTCCCGACCTGGATGGAAAACAGAGCACCTGTTTCTTACCTGGTGTGTCTGCACCAGCGTCCGAGTCACAGACCGTATCGTGTGTGGCATTGCAGGGCCGAATGACAGCACCAGCACATCTGAAAGAGGCAGGACTCTCTCAGCATTGTTCCTCCCTGTCTGGACACGGCCCGAATCATCCTTCTCACCACCCACGGGTCAGGGGTTAGGAGGAACCCCAGCTCTCAGGATGGCTGCCAGCCTTCACCCAGTCACTGCCCGGCATCTCCGCGATGTCTGGCCCAGACTGGTAAACCTAAGAGTAAAGCTCTGTCCTGTGCTCTGGGACCTGTGGGATGGGGGACACCCGCTCCTGGACAGCACTGTGTGTGCTGGGAAGCCTGGCCTCCTCACCTGTATCTCTAGTTCCCTCAGGAAAGAAGTTAGCCCAAAGCCGAAGCTCTTGGAAAGGTGGATGTGCGAGGGGAGACAGAGCAGCCAGAGCCTTGATCGAACCTCACCTGAAAGCACTACTGACCTTGGACACTCAGTCCAAGGAAGCTACCGTTCAGCACGGCCCGAGGCGTGTCAGTTTATAACGTGCCTCACCAATGCCAGCTCCTCTTTTAGTGGCTCTGCCACCATTAATGTTCCCCAGAAGGTCCTCCCACACGCGTGCCCACCCAGAACCTCGGAAGGGTGTCTGCAGAGATGCTCACATGACGGATAAGGTCACACCAGACTACGGTGAGCCTTCATCCGTGACCGGTGTCCTTGCAGCAGATCAGCGTGTGCTGGGATAGAGAGAGGGCCATGTgaagagagacagacacaaaCACGCAAAGCCACCTCATAA
The genomic region above belongs to Neovison vison isolate M4711 chromosome 7, ASM_NN_V1, whole genome shotgun sequence and contains:
- the LOC122913256 gene encoding tumor necrosis factor receptor superfamily member 1A-like → MGALRGPASALPDPRILLCVLVLRVSVGAAVPLPGGEPGCGLDEYQPDGLERCCKKCPAGSHVSRHCGVNHGVPLCSQCEPGTFLAHRNGQPSCQPCTACRADQEVVAACTQTSDRQCQCKTGNFYCDSLNCAENCFRCNRCAGAVIRPCNATHDTVCDSDAGADTPGKITPKDVSAHWSKIVAVVFGIFSFIIIIIGVFFGVFYYFCKRKGLWPRWRFTSICRGTADGPGSTTRPWHSDSLVPLNSENEQPAADVEASSSGARLEREGSASPPTAAPHPAPSEEPAEATEPLQGAVGGSPVIPQQALQSVDPMAPGLPTLRNLEQEYEAKYFVRDPSREAQIYYKFESSISDRDWKPFMRFLGLGDSDIDNCESQYPGDVMEQHHQMLRVWRTRTGSGASVFGLLAALHKMQLRMPLENIINWLLDEGLLGRRAETSE